A region of Pan troglodytes isolate AG18354 chromosome 23, NHGRI_mPanTro3-v2.0_pri, whole genome shotgun sequence DNA encodes the following proteins:
- the LOC129138555 gene encoding MAM and LDL-receptor class A domain-containing protein 1-like isoform X3, with translation MCEWTSEASGGQISWMRTKVREIPAFESTLQQDQGGDDEGYYVWVGAKHAFTLNHLDSRAYLNSSVCHCLGKSCHLQFYYAMESSVLRVRLYNNKEEEIFWTYNISTHSQWVKADVLIPEDLKTFKIIFEGTL, from the exons ATGTGTGAGTGGACGTCAGAAGCCTCTGGTGGCCAAATTTCCTGGATGCGCACAAAAGTGAGAGAGATCCCTGCATTCGAATCCACACTTCAGCAGGATCAAGGAGGTGATgatgaag gtTATTATGTATGGGTAGGCGCTAAGCATGCTTTCACTCTTAACCATTTAGACAGCAGGGCTTACCTAAATAGCTCTGTGTGTCATTGCCTGGGCAAGAGCTGTCATCTTCAATTCTATTATGCAATGGAAAGCAGTGTCCTGAGAGTAAGACTGTATAATAATAAG gaagaagaaatattttggacaTACAACATATCAACTCACAGCCAATGGGTGAAAGCAGATGTGTTAATACCAGAAGATCTGAAGACATTTaag attatttttgaagGGACTCTTTAG